Proteins from one Pseudobdellovibrionaceae bacterium genomic window:
- a CDS encoding NAD(+)/NADH kinase yields MTKKKAATKKRKDRPLSFKGTPAIAIVYRLETASASTLAEALTQWLKDRGHKVFTAPEQKPVPGTRAMRSRTELRKVGLIVVLGGDGTYLRAVRMLEGHPVPILGVNLGSLGFLTPTRADEVFAAVDYTLKNKMELTPRAMLEVECGKGSKKSRILALNDIVIERGRKSQLITLSMQCGADFVSEVKADGLIIASPTGSTAYNLAAGGPLLHPSVNGIVVTPIAPHSLTSRPLIMPTDEELVFRIVGKPLGLRPQTNLDQVAQVVVDGQFFGDIGVDDEIRVRRTPVDHWMVQDPQRNFFFLLRDKLKFGDRS; encoded by the coding sequence ATGACCAAGAAGAAAGCCGCGACGAAAAAGAGGAAGGACCGGCCGCTGTCGTTCAAAGGAACGCCCGCGATCGCCATCGTCTACCGTCTGGAAACCGCAAGCGCCTCGACGCTTGCGGAAGCCTTGACCCAATGGCTGAAGGACCGCGGACACAAAGTGTTCACCGCTCCCGAACAAAAACCCGTTCCCGGCACCCGCGCGATGCGTTCGCGCACGGAGCTGCGCAAAGTGGGACTCATCGTCGTCCTCGGCGGCGATGGGACTTACCTGCGCGCCGTCCGGATGCTGGAAGGCCATCCCGTTCCGATTCTCGGAGTGAACCTGGGTTCGCTCGGCTTTTTAACGCCCACCCGCGCCGACGAGGTTTTTGCAGCCGTCGACTATACGCTGAAGAACAAGATGGAGCTCACGCCCCGGGCGATGCTTGAAGTGGAATGCGGCAAAGGAAGTAAAAAGAGCCGGATCCTCGCGCTCAACGACATCGTGATCGAGCGGGGCCGCAAGTCCCAGCTGATCACGCTGTCCATGCAGTGCGGGGCCGACTTCGTGTCGGAAGTGAAGGCGGACGGTCTGATCATCGCGAGCCCCACGGGTTCGACGGCCTATAACCTCGCGGCGGGTGGACCGCTACTGCATCCGTCGGTCAACGGGATTGTCGTCACACCGATCGCGCCCCACAGTTTGACCAGCCGACCGCTCATCATGCCGACCGACGAAGAGCTCGTCTTCCGCATCGTCGGCAAACCGCTGGGACTGCGCCCGCAGACGAACCTGGATCAAGTGGCCCAGGTGGTGGTGGACGGTCAGTTCTTCGGCGATATCGGGGTCGATGACGAGATTCGCGTTCGCCGCACCCCGGTCGATCACTGGATGGTGCAAGATCCGCAAAGGAATTTCTTTTTCCTGCTGCGGGATAAGTTAAAGTTTGGAGACCGCTCCTAA
- a CDS encoding M3 family metallopeptidase: MSTKQNPFLTFFSTGTFGTPDQAFPFDQLDVTHFMPALDEALKISRANLQKIRENTAPANFENTLLALETFSEPAELVTGIYFNLFSSEASEALQALAKDISPVMAAFQSEVNLDPVIFQRVKEVYDNREKLNLNAEQKRLVEHSFKNFARNGALLAADKKEKLKAIDQELSVLSPKFSENLLKATNAFELWITDAADLKGLPEGAIEAAAMEAERKGKKGQWLITLQIPSYLPAMEYLDKREIREKLWRAYNSKSFQDSFDNQATVMKTVELRDARAKLLGYKTHAAFVLEERMAETPEQVFGFLEKLYAPSRKAADQDIKELREFRKAKEGTDEIMPWDFNYYSEKLKAEKYHFNAEDLRPYFKLENVVAGVFEHARRLYGLKFEKRTDIPVYHPEVTTFQVTDEKTGENIGFFYQDFFPRETKRGGAWMTTFRDQGFFQGAIRRPHVSIVCNFTKPTATKPSLLSYDEVQTLFHEFGHALHGLLSKCTYRSLGGTNVYWDFVELPSQIMENWTKEKEGLDLFAKHYETGAPIPADLIQKMIRADKFQAGYFSLRQLNFAFLDMNWHTAEPSSIKDVAAFEAQATAKTQIFPKVEGTNSSCSFGHIFAGGYSAGYYSYKWAEVLDADAFEFFKEKGLFNAEVATKFRDNILSRGGTVHPMELYKSFRGREPDPDALLRRDGLS, encoded by the coding sequence ATGAGCACAAAGCAAAATCCCTTTCTGACGTTTTTCTCGACCGGCACTTTCGGAACTCCCGACCAGGCGTTCCCGTTCGACCAGCTGGATGTCACCCACTTCATGCCCGCCCTCGATGAGGCGTTGAAAATCTCGCGCGCGAATCTGCAAAAGATCCGCGAAAACACCGCGCCCGCGAATTTCGAAAACACCCTGCTCGCGCTCGAGACCTTCTCAGAGCCCGCCGAGCTTGTGACCGGCATCTACTTCAACCTCTTCAGCTCGGAAGCGTCCGAGGCGCTGCAAGCCCTGGCGAAGGACATCTCGCCGGTGATGGCCGCATTCCAAAGCGAAGTGAATCTCGATCCCGTGATTTTCCAGCGCGTGAAAGAGGTCTACGACAACCGCGAAAAACTGAATTTGAACGCCGAGCAAAAACGCCTCGTCGAGCATTCGTTCAAAAATTTCGCGCGCAACGGGGCGCTGCTCGCCGCCGACAAAAAAGAAAAACTCAAAGCCATCGACCAAGAGCTTTCGGTCCTCAGCCCGAAGTTCTCGGAAAACCTGCTCAAGGCGACGAACGCCTTCGAACTCTGGATCACCGACGCCGCCGACCTGAAGGGTCTTCCCGAAGGCGCGATCGAGGCCGCAGCGATGGAGGCGGAACGCAAAGGCAAGAAAGGCCAATGGCTGATCACCTTGCAAATCCCCTCGTACCTGCCCGCGATGGAGTATCTCGATAAACGCGAAATCCGCGAAAAGCTCTGGCGCGCCTACAACTCGAAGTCGTTCCAGGACTCTTTCGACAACCAAGCCACCGTCATGAAAACGGTCGAGCTGCGCGACGCCCGCGCGAAACTTCTGGGCTACAAAACCCACGCGGCCTTCGTTCTGGAAGAGCGCATGGCGGAAACCCCCGAGCAGGTCTTCGGCTTCCTCGAAAAGCTCTACGCGCCTTCGCGCAAAGCGGCCGATCAGGACATCAAAGAGCTGCGCGAGTTCCGTAAAGCCAAAGAAGGCACCGACGAAATCATGCCTTGGGATTTCAACTACTACTCGGAAAAACTCAAAGCCGAGAAGTACCACTTCAACGCCGAAGATCTGCGCCCCTACTTCAAACTCGAAAACGTCGTCGCCGGCGTCTTCGAACACGCGCGCCGTCTGTACGGTTTGAAGTTCGAGAAGCGCACGGACATCCCCGTCTATCACCCCGAAGTCACAACCTTCCAGGTGACCGACGAGAAGACCGGCGAAAACATCGGCTTCTTCTACCAGGACTTCTTCCCGCGCGAGACCAAACGCGGCGGCGCCTGGATGACGACCTTCCGTGACCAGGGCTTCTTCCAGGGCGCGATCCGCCGCCCGCATGTGTCCATCGTGTGCAACTTCACGAAGCCCACCGCGACAAAACCGTCGCTCCTGAGCTACGACGAAGTGCAGACGCTCTTCCACGAGTTCGGCCACGCGTTGCACGGCCTGCTGTCGAAGTGCACGTACCGCTCGCTGGGCGGCACGAACGTCTACTGGGATTTCGTGGAGCTGCCCTCGCAGATCATGGAAAACTGGACGAAGGAAAAAGAAGGTCTGGATCTGTTCGCGAAACACTACGAGACCGGCGCGCCGATCCCCGCGGACCTGATCCAAAAAATGATCCGTGCGGATAAATTCCAAGCGGGTTACTTCTCGCTGCGCCAGCTGAACTTCGCGTTCCTGGACATGAACTGGCATACGGCCGAGCCGTCGTCGATCAAAGACGTCGCCGCGTTCGAAGCCCAGGCCACCGCGAAAACGCAGATCTTCCCGAAAGTGGAAGGCACGAACTCATCGTGCTCGTTCGGTCACATCTTCGCGGGCGGTTACTCGGCGGGATACTACTCGTACAAGTGGGCGGAAGTTCTGGACGCGGACGCGTTCGAGTTCTTCAAAGAAAAAGGCCTCTTCAACGCCGAGGTCGCGACCAAGTTCCGCGACAACATCCTGAGCCGTGGCGGCACCGTGCACCCGATGGAACTCTACAAGAGCTTCCGCGGACGCGAGCCCGATCCGGACGCGCTTCTGCGCCGGGATGGTCTGTCGTAA
- a CDS encoding HNH endonuclease, with product MALQPLTDASLLQRFDKLVRTERKITHLVLQCIAEIDRRKLYLDKAYPNLFEYLTQAYGYSAGAAQRRISAARFLIEVPTVARKIEQGQIHLSQISLLAQTIKIAEKKFATKMDSETKLELLEKLENQNVFETQRILAEELKVEVKAPERTQVHADGSVTLSLTFTPEQYADWRRAEELAVHAVSSRHASALAHYLAKQEIRRRTEIHRPARTSVSRTSPAKFTNEVRGNKFDLTSDAEVNGAPAIASRKNASRNPRQIPPNQRKALLRNAACGYRDARTGKACGSRRYLQIDHIRPVSGGGSRSPENLQVLCGAHNRHRWSASRQGF from the coding sequence ATGGCTCTGCAGCCCCTCACCGACGCCTCCCTTCTCCAACGCTTCGACAAACTCGTGCGGACCGAGCGGAAGATCACGCATCTCGTGCTCCAATGCATCGCCGAGATCGACCGGCGCAAACTCTATCTCGACAAAGCCTATCCCAACCTTTTCGAATACCTCACCCAAGCTTACGGCTACTCGGCCGGAGCCGCCCAACGCCGGATTTCGGCTGCGCGATTTCTCATTGAAGTTCCGACCGTCGCGCGAAAAATAGAGCAAGGTCAGATCCATCTTTCGCAGATCTCGCTACTCGCCCAAACGATCAAAATCGCCGAGAAGAAATTCGCCACGAAGATGGACTCCGAAACGAAACTGGAGCTGCTCGAAAAGCTGGAGAACCAAAACGTCTTCGAAACCCAGCGGATTCTGGCCGAGGAACTCAAAGTCGAAGTGAAAGCTCCCGAGCGAACGCAGGTCCACGCCGATGGATCGGTGACCCTCTCGCTCACCTTCACGCCCGAGCAATACGCCGACTGGCGGCGGGCGGAAGAACTCGCGGTCCACGCCGTCAGCTCTCGGCACGCGTCCGCGCTCGCGCACTACCTCGCGAAACAGGAAATCCGCCGTCGCACCGAGATTCATCGTCCCGCTCGCACATCGGTTTCGCGGACAAGCCCGGCAAAATTCACAAACGAGGTTCGCGGTAACAAGTTCGATCTCACTTCCGATGCGGAAGTGAATGGGGCCCCCGCAATCGCGTCGCGAAAGAACGCCTCCCGCAACCCACGGCAGATTCCTCCGAATCAACGAAAAGCGCTGCTACGAAACGCGGCCTGTGGGTATCGGGACGCGCGCACGGGAAAAGCCTGTGGCTCACGCCGCTATCTGCAAATTGATCACATCCGCCCCGTCAGCGGCGGCGGCTCACGTTCGCCCGAGAATCTTCAAGTTCTTTGTGGCGCGCACAATCGGCATCGGTGGTCAGCATCCCGCCAAGGATTCTAA
- a CDS encoding threonine--tRNA ligase, with protein MSVFDHRQLAEEMELYCLNEDIGAGLPLWLPAGAALRAALEDYIRDLEHRAGYERVLSPHLGKAVLYESSGHLRHYRADMFPPLRDGGDEFYLKPMNCPHHHEVYRHRPRSYRELPLRLAECGHVYRNENGGSLRGLARVRGLCQNDAHIYLAPEDARAELHRVLDLFDRAHADLGLRERRFRLSCGDPARADFEGAVADWVAAEELLRSVLLERGRPFFEAPGEAAFYGPKIDVQMKLGGGEESVASVQLDFLSAERFDLKYAAADGSLRRPWILHRAPLGSFERIVAVLLEAHAGRLPDWLQPVQILLIPVREEHRAFAADWESRLRSAGLRAQVDRREGRLAKRLALAHRLRPVLFAVIGDQEVAGGFWGLQSRDSRMEVPAPQVLEVCARRFARPLR; from the coding sequence ATGTCCGTCTTCGATCACCGGCAACTCGCCGAGGAAATGGAACTCTATTGTCTGAACGAAGACATCGGTGCGGGTTTGCCGCTTTGGCTTCCGGCGGGCGCGGCCTTGCGCGCGGCTCTCGAAGACTACATCCGCGACCTCGAGCATCGCGCGGGCTACGAGCGCGTGCTCAGCCCCCATCTCGGCAAAGCCGTTCTTTACGAAAGCTCGGGACATCTGCGCCACTACCGCGCGGATATGTTTCCGCCGCTCCGAGACGGAGGCGACGAATTTTACCTGAAGCCCATGAACTGCCCCCATCACCACGAAGTGTATCGGCACCGCCCCCGCAGTTACCGGGAGCTGCCGCTACGTTTGGCCGAGTGCGGCCACGTCTACCGCAACGAAAATGGCGGATCGCTACGGGGCCTGGCGCGCGTGCGCGGCCTTTGCCAGAACGACGCGCACATTTATTTGGCGCCCGAGGACGCGCGCGCGGAACTGCACCGCGTGCTCGATCTGTTCGACCGCGCGCACGCGGATCTGGGCTTACGCGAACGCCGCTTTCGTTTGTCCTGCGGCGATCCCGCACGGGCGGATTTCGAAGGCGCGGTCGCGGATTGGGTGGCGGCCGAAGAGCTGCTGCGCTCGGTCTTGCTTGAGCGCGGGCGGCCGTTCTTCGAAGCGCCGGGAGAGGCCGCCTTCTACGGACCGAAGATCGACGTGCAAATGAAACTCGGGGGCGGCGAAGAGTCGGTCGCGAGCGTGCAGCTGGATTTCCTTTCGGCGGAGCGCTTCGACCTGAAGTACGCGGCCGCCGACGGCTCGTTGCGACGCCCGTGGATTCTGCACCGGGCGCCGCTCGGAAGTTTCGAACGTATCGTTGCGGTCTTGCTGGAGGCCCACGCGGGACGCCTGCCCGATTGGTTGCAGCCGGTACAGATCCTTCTGATCCCCGTGCGCGAAGAGCACCGCGCGTTCGCCGCCGATTGGGAATCGCGTCTGCGGAGCGCGGGCCTGCGCGCACAGGTCGATCGCCGCGAGGGGCGATTAGCCAAGCGTCTCGCGCTCGCCCACCGCCTGCGCCCGGTCCTCTTCGCGGTGATCGGCGATCAGGAAGTCGCGGGCGGCTTTTGGGGACTGCAATCGCGCGATAGCCGCATGGAAGTCCCGGCCCCGCAAGTGCTGGAGGTCTGCGCGCGACGGTTCGCGCGGCCGTTGCGATAG
- a CDS encoding long-chain fatty acid--CoA ligase — translation MNVNQPFFPQWVEQMSARGSLPAIKFKQKREWREVSWADYAIMVEEMAAALIDLGVKPGEKIAIFASSRYEWTLIDTAALSQGIIVVPIYHTMTSEELHYILTDSGARMLFTENSNLLKIFRGCEADCPQIEKVFVMDAPKAGTADTGKPALPLADLRKMGAMKRTELGTEWRTRMKALKITDPATIIYTSGTTGKPKGVLLTHLQVASEVNEAFPFCGVTHHDVSLTFLPYSHIFGRIELWGSLSFGFTLAFAESIEKIRANLGEVKPTIMMAVPRIFEKIYLAIQSQIESNPLRKKLFAWAIDIGRTIGHLKIARRPVPLRMIPSFEIADRLVLTKVRDAFGGRLRFAVSGGAPLNPEIAEFFHACGVLVLEGYGLTETTAAVCVNTPFDYVFGTVGKPIGDVQIKIADDGEILLKSDKVMTEYYNNPEATKEAFVDGWYKTGDIGEVTGTGQLKITDRKKDLIKTAGGKYVAPQKLEGMLKMNVLLSQVHIHGDQRKYIAALITLDIVNLRQFAKDRSLPVPESADKEGLAKLTQHPSVQDSVRKAVAETNSQLASYETIKRFIILPQDFSIETGELTPSLKIKRKFVDTKYKKELDSLYS, via the coding sequence ATGAACGTGAATCAGCCGTTTTTCCCCCAATGGGTCGAGCAGATGTCCGCGCGCGGGAGCCTTCCCGCGATCAAGTTTAAACAAAAACGCGAATGGCGCGAAGTCAGCTGGGCCGACTACGCGATCATGGTCGAAGAGATGGCCGCCGCGCTCATCGATCTCGGCGTCAAGCCGGGCGAGAAGATCGCGATCTTCGCCAGCTCACGTTACGAGTGGACGCTGATCGACACCGCCGCCCTTTCGCAAGGAATCATCGTCGTGCCGATCTACCACACGATGACCTCCGAAGAGTTGCACTACATCCTGACCGACTCGGGCGCGCGGATGCTCTTCACCGAAAACTCGAATCTGCTCAAAATTTTCCGCGGCTGCGAAGCGGATTGTCCGCAAATCGAAAAGGTCTTCGTGATGGACGCGCCGAAAGCGGGCACCGCCGATACGGGAAAACCCGCCCTGCCCCTCGCGGACCTACGCAAGATGGGCGCGATGAAACGCACGGAGCTCGGGACCGAATGGCGCACGCGCATGAAGGCGCTGAAAATCACCGATCCCGCCACGATCATCTACACCAGCGGCACGACCGGAAAACCCAAAGGCGTTCTGCTCACGCATTTGCAAGTGGCCAGCGAAGTGAACGAGGCCTTCCCGTTCTGCGGCGTCACCCACCACGACGTCTCGCTTACCTTCCTGCCGTACTCGCACATTTTCGGCCGGATCGAGCTGTGGGGCTCCCTGTCGTTCGGCTTCACGTTGGCGTTCGCCGAATCGATCGAAAAGATCCGTGCGAACCTCGGCGAAGTGAAACCGACGATCATGATGGCCGTTCCCCGCATCTTCGAAAAGATCTACCTGGCGATCCAATCGCAGATTGAATCGAATCCGCTGCGCAAAAAACTCTTCGCGTGGGCGATCGACATCGGGCGCACCATCGGTCACCTGAAAATCGCACGGCGTCCCGTTCCTTTGCGTATGATCCCTTCGTTTGAAATCGCCGATCGCCTGGTCTTGACAAAAGTGCGTGACGCTTTCGGGGGTCGCCTACGTTTCGCCGTCAGCGGCGGCGCTCCGCTGAACCCCGAGATCGCGGAGTTCTTCCATGCCTGCGGCGTGCTCGTCCTGGAAGGCTACGGCCTGACCGAAACGACGGCGGCCGTGTGCGTGAACACGCCCTTCGACTACGTTTTCGGAACCGTCGGCAAGCCCATCGGCGACGTACAGATCAAAATCGCCGACGACGGCGAGATCCTGCTGAAGTCCGACAAGGTCATGACCGAGTACTACAACAACCCCGAAGCGACGAAAGAGGCCTTCGTGGACGGCTGGTACAAAACCGGCGACATCGGCGAAGTCACCGGCACCGGGCAGCTCAAAATCACCGACCGTAAGAAGGACCTGATCAAAACGGCGGGCGGCAAATACGTCGCGCCCCAGAAACTCGAAGGCATGCTGAAAATGAATGTGCTGCTTTCGCAGGTCCATATCCACGGCGATCAACGCAAGTACATCGCCGCGCTGATTACCTTGGATATCGTCAATCTGCGTCAGTTCGCGAAGGATCGTTCGCTTCCCGTCCCCGAGTCGGCCGACAAAGAGGGCCTGGCGAAGCTGACCCAACACCCCTCGGTCCAAGACAGCGTCCGCAAGGCCGTCGCCGAAACGAATTCCCAGCTGGCCAGCTACGAGACGATCAAACGTTTCATCATCCTGCCCCAGGACTTCTCGATCGAGACCGGCGAATTGACCCCGTCGCTCAAGATCAAACGCAAATTCGTGGACACCAAGTACAAGAAAGAACTGGATTCTTTGTACTCGTAA
- a CDS encoding protein kinase, whose amino-acid sequence MVEAFGKYLLLEKLASGGMAEVYLAKSIGANGINKFLAIKRILPQYSDNPEFIEMFKEEAKIAVNLNHGNVVSIFDFGVERSQFYLVMEYVEGQNMRQVLNHMKKENKDFSLDQIVYLIKEVASGLDHAHRCLDGATGRPLNITHRDMSPQNVMLSFEGEIKVVDFGIAKAENQMEHTRAGTIKGKFGYMSPEQADGQSVDLRTDIFSLGIVLWELLAKDRLFVAQSEAATLRRVRECQIPSLRKINPNIPPELERICNKALAKDRSLRYQTSAAFHKDLNRFLNVQYPEFSTQEFSKFMKSLYNKMYVENRKKFAEYAKLQIEEEKTAVTQTATATVTATDTAPHLANSFPPPAAQVNHVAMPPPSLNSVPMPPGRAGAIIAPPPADQVSEDEPLQLEVPENSKVDVQNLRLQDRPETSPRLAAQLKEASRTTPGGSYSRPGTHPGTFPGTHPGLPTGTQSRITARPFPSEKKKGLPPGAIAGGVFVLVALAFVFFQGPGALLDGKPFAQLKGIFAGAPSGVINESSTDAGATTTTSPSANDSTSDTKDSKFVEQVPLAIHSQPTGATVYVNGQNRGFTPYRGWIELNKNFRITLVKEEYLPYDRGEMKAASAEGVTIRATLQPEPPTGYIGVDVINGGGEPVISVNGVRLAEKPPIQRYPVPAGVPVKIRVYNPLTQLYAEETVIVGVGQRRAVRLILGRTGQTQ is encoded by the coding sequence ATGGTTGAGGCCTTTGGCAAATACTTACTTTTGGAGAAGCTCGCTTCCGGCGGAATGGCCGAAGTGTATCTTGCGAAATCCATTGGTGCCAACGGGATCAACAAGTTCCTCGCGATCAAGCGAATCCTTCCCCAGTACTCCGACAATCCTGAATTCATCGAGATGTTCAAAGAGGAAGCGAAGATCGCGGTGAACCTCAACCACGGGAACGTGGTTTCGATCTTCGACTTCGGGGTCGAGCGCTCGCAGTTCTACTTGGTCATGGAGTACGTCGAAGGTCAGAACATGCGCCAAGTTCTGAACCACATGAAGAAAGAAAACAAAGACTTCTCGCTCGATCAGATCGTGTACCTGATCAAAGAAGTCGCTTCGGGCCTGGATCACGCGCACCGCTGCTTGGACGGCGCGACCGGACGTCCGCTGAACATCACCCACCGGGACATGAGCCCGCAGAACGTGATGCTCAGCTTCGAAGGTGAAATCAAGGTCGTCGACTTTGGTATCGCGAAAGCCGAAAACCAGATGGAGCACACCCGCGCGGGAACCATCAAAGGGAAGTTCGGTTACATGTCCCCCGAACAGGCCGACGGTCAATCCGTCGACCTGCGCACGGACATCTTCTCGCTCGGCATCGTGCTGTGGGAGCTGCTCGCGAAAGACCGTCTGTTCGTCGCGCAAAGCGAAGCGGCCACGCTACGCCGCGTGCGCGAGTGCCAGATCCCTTCGCTGCGTAAGATCAATCCGAATATCCCTCCCGAGCTGGAGCGCATCTGCAACAAAGCGCTCGCGAAGGACCGCTCGCTGCGCTACCAGACCTCGGCGGCATTCCATAAAGATTTGAACCGCTTCTTGAACGTTCAGTATCCCGAGTTCTCGACTCAGGAGTTCTCGAAGTTCATGAAGTCGCTCTACAACAAAATGTACGTCGAGAACCGTAAGAAGTTCGCCGAGTACGCGAAGTTGCAGATCGAAGAAGAAAAGACGGCGGTCACCCAAACCGCGACCGCGACCGTCACCGCGACGGACACGGCTCCGCATTTGGCGAACAGCTTCCCGCCTCCGGCCGCGCAAGTGAATCACGTCGCGATGCCGCCGCCGAGTTTGAACTCGGTGCCGATGCCTCCTGGCCGTGCCGGCGCGATCATCGCGCCCCCGCCGGCGGATCAGGTGTCGGAAGATGAACCGCTCCAACTCGAAGTTCCCGAGAACTCGAAGGTCGACGTGCAGAACCTGCGCTTGCAGGATCGCCCCGAAACTTCGCCGCGGCTTGCGGCGCAGCTGAAAGAGGCCTCGCGCACGACGCCTGGCGGCTCCTACAGCCGTCCCGGCACGCATCCCGGGACCTTTCCCGGAACGCATCCGGGGCTGCCGACGGGAACGCAGTCGCGCATCACCGCGCGTCCCTTCCCGAGCGAAAAGAAAAAGGGACTTCCCCCCGGCGCGATCGCGGGTGGGGTGTTCGTATTGGTCGCGCTGGCCTTCGTCTTCTTCCAAGGCCCCGGCGCCTTGCTGGACGGCAAACCCTTCGCGCAGCTGAAAGGCATCTTCGCCGGTGCCCCTTCGGGTGTGATCAACGAATCCTCGACGGACGCAGGTGCGACGACGACGACTTCGCCTTCTGCCAACGACAGTACCAGCGATACGAAAGACAGTAAATTCGTCGAGCAGGTTCCGCTCGCGATCCACTCGCAGCCCACCGGCGCGACCGTTTACGTCAACGGACAAAACCGGGGCTTTACGCCCTACCGTGGCTGGATCGAACTGAATAAAAATTTCCGCATCACTTTGGTGAAAGAAGAATATCTGCCGTACGATCGCGGCGAGATGAAGGCCGCGAGCGCCGAGGGCGTCACCATCCGCGCGACGTTACAGCCCGAACCCCCGACCGGTTATATCGGCGTCGACGTCATCAATGGCGGCGGCGAGCCCGTCATTTCGGTCAACGGCGTCCGCCTGGCCGAGAAACCGCCGATTCAACGTTATCCCGTCCCGGCGGGCGTTCCCGTGAAGATCCGCGTCTACAATCCGCTGACCCAGCTCTATGCTGAAGAAACCGTCATCGTGGGCGTCGGCCAACGCCGCGCCGTCCGTTTGATCTTGGGCCGGACCGGCCAGACTCAGTAA
- the coaE gene encoding dephospho-CoA kinase (Dephospho-CoA kinase (CoaE) performs the final step in coenzyme A biosynthesis.), with amino-acid sequence MKWIGLTGGMGSGKSAVTALLRARGFTVIDADVVARKVVEPGTPGLAQVVQAFGPGVLNAEGELDRKKLAAQVFGKPDELRRLEMILHPLIQQKVADRRQEAAARGEALVFYDVPLLFEKNLGAQFDAVVVVWSTQAQQIERSMKRDGASREDVERRLSAQIPLAEKKLKADVLIDNSGTLESLPVRVDTALKALG; translated from the coding sequence ATGAAATGGATCGGGCTGACGGGCGGAATGGGGTCGGGAAAGTCCGCGGTGACCGCGCTGCTTCGCGCTCGAGGGTTCACGGTCATCGATGCGGACGTCGTCGCCCGCAAAGTCGTCGAGCCGGGGACCCCGGGACTCGCGCAGGTCGTGCAGGCCTTTGGTCCAGGTGTGTTGAATGCCGAGGGTGAACTCGACCGAAAAAAACTGGCCGCCCAAGTCTTCGGCAAACCGGACGAACTGCGGCGTCTCGAAATGATCCTCCATCCTTTGATCCAACAAAAGGTCGCCGATCGGCGACAAGAGGCCGCCGCCCGCGGCGAAGCGCTCGTCTTCTATGATGTACCGCTATTGTTCGAGAAAAATTTGGGCGCGCAGTTCGACGCGGTCGTCGTCGTTTGGAGTACGCAAGCGCAGCAAATCGAGCGCTCCATGAAACGTGACGGCGCCTCGCGCGAGGATGTCGAAAGACGGTTAAGCGCGCAAATTCCTCTCGCCGAGAAGAAGTTGAAGGCCGACGTTTTGATCGACAATTCGGGAACGCTCGAGTCTTTGCCCGTCAGGGTCGACACGGCTCTGAAGGCGCTCGGCTAA